A region from the Pseudomonas triticicola genome encodes:
- a CDS encoding Crp/Fnr family transcriptional regulator codes for MYLLGEQSAHADALINRLQNLPGQWLQGLSPCGPVIELEATDDLFTQLPNDQLFLLTEGVVHSCIAGRALFYWQEGDLLGLQRGEQWSDCRICSDSAVRLVPYGRAEVLQHLYAEPDRAEQLLSYLLGQMALLAHAVAELKPREFRSTNGFKRVEAGAVLIQQGDAADHVFVIIDGHAEAFVDGHKVGDVPRDEIFGAMALFTGEPRNATVVTSEPSTVMLIPGDQFLSMTRSNPKIAHSLIEGMARRIGQLNRQITQLTTQRT; via the coding sequence ATGTATTTACTGGGAGAGCAATCGGCCCACGCCGACGCATTGATCAATCGCTTGCAGAATCTTCCCGGGCAATGGCTGCAAGGCCTCTCACCCTGCGGGCCTGTCATCGAACTGGAGGCCACTGACGATTTATTCACGCAGTTGCCGAACGATCAGTTGTTTCTGCTGACCGAGGGCGTGGTGCATAGCTGCATCGCGGGCCGTGCGCTGTTCTACTGGCAGGAGGGTGATCTGCTCGGCCTGCAACGTGGCGAGCAATGGAGCGACTGCCGCATTTGCAGCGACAGTGCTGTGCGCCTGGTGCCCTATGGGCGCGCTGAGGTTTTGCAGCATTTGTATGCCGAACCTGATCGAGCGGAGCAGTTACTGAGCTATCTGCTCGGGCAAATGGCGCTGCTCGCCCACGCCGTGGCCGAGCTGAAACCCCGGGAGTTTCGCAGCACCAACGGCTTCAAACGCGTTGAGGCGGGCGCCGTGCTGATTCAACAGGGCGATGCAGCGGATCATGTCTTCGTGATTATCGACGGGCACGCTGAGGCATTTGTTGACGGGCACAAGGTCGGTGACGTGCCGAGGGACGAGATTTTCGGCGCCATGGCGTTGTTTACCGGCGAGCCGCGCAACGCCACGGTAGTCACGTCAGAGCCGAGCACGGTGATGTTGATTCCCGGTGATCAATTTTTGAGCATGACCCGCAGCAATCCGAAGATCGCCCACAGCCTGATTGAGGGCATGGCTCGACGCATTGGCCAGTTGAATCGCCAGATCACGCAATTGACGACGCAGCGCACCTAG
- a CDS encoding TfoX/Sxy family protein, which produces MNDELQHLKNLGKTSAQWLHAVGIHSASDLRRLGAVDAYRAVRTRGFRASKVLLYAIEGALMDVHWNDIPAERKDALNKQLEAISARHKN; this is translated from the coding sequence ATGAATGATGAACTGCAACACCTGAAAAATCTTGGCAAGACATCGGCGCAATGGCTGCATGCCGTGGGCATCCACAGCGCCTCGGACTTGCGTCGCCTCGGTGCAGTGGATGCCTACCGGGCCGTGCGTACTCGGGGGTTTCGCGCATCGAAGGTGTTGTTGTATGCGATCGAGGGGGCGTTGATGGACGTGCACTGGAACGACATCCCCGCCGAGCGCAAGGACGCCTTGAACAAACAGCTCGAAGCCATTTCCGCGCGCCACAAGAACTGA
- a CDS encoding pentapeptide repeat-containing protein, whose amino-acid sequence MSQPKLLDTPLYALLHKDDVAGFNKERPLDDPIDMVGGDFRGLDLRELNADGVDFRDAYFRSADLRGIDFRKASLEGASLAHAQISGAYFPPELSADEILMSMNFGTRLRYRTR is encoded by the coding sequence ATGAGCCAGCCAAAACTGCTCGACACTCCGCTTTACGCCCTGCTGCACAAAGATGACGTCGCAGGCTTCAACAAGGAACGCCCACTGGATGATCCGATCGACATGGTCGGCGGCGATTTCCGTGGTCTCGACCTGCGCGAGCTGAACGCCGACGGCGTGGATTTCCGCGATGCGTACTTCCGCTCCGCCGACCTGCGCGGCATCGACTTCCGCAAGGCTTCGCTCGAAGGCGCCAGCCTGGCCCATGCGCAAATCTCCGGGGCGTACTTTCCGCCGGAGCTGAGTGCTGACGAGATTCTGATGTCGATGAATTTCGGCACGCGGTTGCGCTATCGCACCCGCTGA
- a CDS encoding AAA family ATPase, translating into MSQSLIAALQNPALYPHPVEGFQVIETHISWVILTGPFAYKVKKPVNFGFLDFTSLDARAHFCAEELRLNQRLTADLYLDVLPVTGSVEAPQLGGDGPAIEYVLKMRQFPQSGLLSTLQANGELTTQHIDALAEQIAHFHLHAPKVPAEHDAGTPDSVMAPVAQNFEQILPFLSDKNDLLQLEALKAWAESSFERLKPLFAQRKAQGFTRECHGDIHLGNATVIDGNVVIFDCIEFNEPFRFTDVWADTGFLAMDLEDRGLKSLARRLISQYLELTGDYQGLEVLNFYKAYRALVRAKVALFSMPADATAVQRATTLRQYRNYANLAESYSTIPSRFMAITHGVSAVGKSHVAMRLVEALGAIRLRSDVERKRLFGEQTVANDVQAGIYSADASAATYARLHEIAEVILHAGFPVVIDATYLKREQRDNAAKIAEATGTPFLILDCNAPQAVIESWLAMRQADQKDPSDATLAVIEAQRANREALTPEEILRSKRVQTNESGTLDTVVAQIRQRLPGL; encoded by the coding sequence GTGAGCCAGTCCCTGATCGCTGCCCTGCAAAACCCGGCCCTCTACCCGCATCCCGTCGAAGGATTTCAGGTCATCGAAACCCACATCTCGTGGGTGATTCTCACCGGCCCCTTTGCCTATAAAGTGAAGAAGCCGGTGAATTTCGGCTTCCTCGACTTCACCAGCCTCGACGCACGCGCGCATTTCTGCGCGGAAGAGCTGCGCCTGAACCAGCGTCTGACCGCTGATTTGTATCTGGACGTGTTGCCGGTAACCGGCAGCGTCGAAGCACCACAACTGGGCGGCGACGGCCCGGCTATCGAATACGTGCTGAAAATGCGCCAGTTCCCGCAGAGCGGCTTGCTCAGCACCCTGCAAGCCAATGGCGAGCTGACCACTCAGCACATCGATGCTCTGGCTGAGCAGATCGCGCACTTCCACCTTCACGCACCGAAAGTCCCGGCCGAACACGACGCCGGCACACCGGACAGCGTGATGGCGCCGGTCGCGCAAAACTTCGAGCAGATCCTGCCATTCCTCAGCGACAAAAACGACTTGCTGCAACTTGAGGCATTGAAAGCCTGGGCCGAAAGCAGCTTCGAGCGCCTCAAGCCCCTGTTCGCCCAGCGCAAGGCGCAAGGTTTTACCCGTGAATGTCACGGCGACATCCATTTGGGCAACGCCACGGTCATCGACGGCAATGTGGTGATCTTCGACTGCATCGAGTTCAACGAGCCATTCCGTTTTACTGATGTCTGGGCCGACACCGGCTTCCTCGCCATGGACCTGGAAGACCGTGGCCTGAAATCGTTGGCGCGTCGTCTCATCAGCCAATACCTGGAACTGACCGGCGACTATCAGGGCCTGGAAGTGTTGAACTTCTATAAAGCCTACCGCGCGCTGGTGCGAGCCAAGGTGGCATTGTTCAGCATGCCGGCCGACGCGACTGCGGTGCAGCGCGCCACCACCCTGCGCCAGTACCGCAACTACGCCAACCTGGCGGAAAGCTACAGCACCATTCCTTCGCGCTTCATGGCCATTACCCACGGTGTTTCCGCAGTCGGCAAGAGCCATGTGGCCATGCGCCTGGTCGAAGCGCTGGGCGCGATTCGCCTGCGTTCCGATGTCGAGCGCAAGCGCCTGTTTGGTGAGCAGACCGTTGCCAACGATGTGCAGGCCGGCATTTACAGCGCCGATGCCAGCGCCGCGACCTACGCGCGCCTGCATGAAATCGCCGAGGTGATCCTGCACGCCGGATTCCCGGTGGTGATCGACGCGACTTACCTCAAGCGCGAGCAGCGCGACAACGCGGCGAAGATTGCCGAAGCTACTGGCACGCCATTCCTGATCCTCGACTGCAACGCCCCGCAAGCCGTGATCGAGAGCTGGCTGGCGATGCGTCAGGCCGACCAGAAGGATCCGTCCGACGCCACCCTCGCCGTGATCGAAGCGCAACGGGCCAACCGCGAAGCGCTGACGCCGGAAGAAATCCTGCGCAGCAAACGCGTACAGACCAATGAATCCGGGACACTGGATACCGTAGTCGCGCAGATTCGTCAGCGCCTGCCAGGCCTGTAA
- the mrcB gene encoding penicillin-binding protein 1B, whose product MTRSRSPRTKKKPPAKGLSPWLSWAIKLSLVGLVVLAGFAVYLDAVVQEKFSGKRWTIPAKVYARPLELFVGQKLSKDDFLTELDALGYRREAVSNGPGAAAVSGNTVDLNTRGFQFYEGLEKPQPVRVRFSGDYVAELSSTNGSKLSVVRLEPLMIGGIYPKNLEDRILIKLDQVPPYLLETLIAVEDRDFYSHWGVSPKSIARAVWINTSGGKMTQGGSTLTQQLVKNFYLTSERSLTRKLTEAMMALLLELHYDKKEILEAYLNEVFVGQDGQRAVHGFGLASQFFFGQPLSELKLHQVALLVGMVKGPSYYNPRRNPERALERRNLVLDVLAQQGVATAEQVEAAKKMPLGVTTRGKLADSSFPGFIDLVKRQLREDYRDEDLTEEGLRIFTSFDPILQMKAEASVNDTFKRLAGRKGSDDVEAAMVVTNPETGEVQAMIGSRQASYAGFNRALDAVRPIGSLIKPAVYLTALEKPSQYTLTSWLSDDPLSVKGANGQVWKPQNYDRRSHGTVFLYQGLAHSYNLSTSRLGLEVGVPNVLKTVGRLGVTREFPAFPSMLLGAGGMTPIEVATMYQTLANGGFNTPMRGIRSVLTAEGEPLKRYPFQIEQRFDPASIYLIQNAMQRVMREGTGSSVYNVLPKTLTLAGKTGTSNDSRDSWFAGFSQDLLAVVWLGRDDNGKTPFTGATGALQVWTSFMRKADPLPLDMPQPDNVVQAWVDSRTGQGSDANCPGAVQMPYIRGSEPPPGAACASETPASPESVMDWVKGWMN is encoded by the coding sequence ATGACTCGATCCCGATCCCCCCGTACCAAGAAAAAACCACCAGCCAAGGGCCTCAGCCCATGGTTGAGCTGGGCCATTAAACTCAGCCTGGTCGGCCTTGTAGTGCTGGCCGGCTTTGCCGTTTACCTCGATGCCGTGGTGCAGGAGAAGTTCTCCGGCAAGCGCTGGACCATTCCGGCCAAGGTGTACGCGCGCCCGCTCGAGCTGTTCGTCGGACAGAAGCTCAGCAAGGACGATTTCCTCACCGAACTCGATGCCCTCGGCTATCGCCGCGAAGCCGTGAGCAACGGCCCCGGCGCCGCAGCCGTCAGCGGCAATACGGTTGACCTGAACACTCGTGGCTTCCAGTTCTATGAAGGCCTGGAAAAACCGCAGCCGGTGCGTGTGCGTTTCTCCGGTGATTACGTTGCTGAGCTGTCCTCGACCAACGGTTCGAAACTGTCGGTGGTGCGCCTCGAGCCGCTGATGATCGGCGGCATTTACCCGAAAAATCTCGAAGACCGCATCCTGATCAAACTCGATCAGGTGCCGCCGTACCTGCTCGAAACCCTGATCGCCGTCGAAGACCGCGACTTCTACAGCCACTGGGGCGTGTCGCCGAAATCGATCGCCCGCGCCGTGTGGATCAATACCTCCGGCGGCAAGATGACCCAGGGCGGCAGTACGCTGACCCAGCAGTTGGTGAAGAACTTCTACCTGACCAGCGAACGCAGCCTGACCCGCAAGCTCACCGAAGCGATGATGGCGTTGCTGCTCGAACTGCACTACGACAAAAAGGAAATTCTTGAGGCCTACCTCAACGAAGTCTTCGTCGGCCAGGACGGTCAGCGCGCGGTGCACGGTTTCGGTCTGGCCAGCCAGTTCTTCTTCGGCCAGCCATTGTCCGAGCTGAAACTGCATCAAGTGGCGTTGCTGGTCGGCATGGTCAAGGGGCCGTCCTACTACAACCCGCGTCGTAATCCGGAACGCGCGCTGGAGCGGCGTAATCTGGTCCTCGATGTGCTGGCGCAGCAAGGCGTGGCCACCGCCGAACAGGTCGAGGCAGCGAAGAAAATGCCGCTCGGTGTGACGACTCGCGGCAAGCTCGCCGACAGCTCGTTCCCGGGCTTCATCGACCTGGTCAAACGTCAGTTGCGCGAAGACTACCGCGACGAAGACTTGACCGAAGAAGGTCTGCGCATCTTCACCAGTTTCGATCCGATTCTGCAGATGAAAGCCGAAGCCTCGGTCAACGACACCTTCAAGCGTCTGGCCGGGCGCAAGGGCTCGGATGACGTCGAAGCGGCGATGGTCGTGACCAATCCGGAAACCGGTGAAGTCCAGGCGATGATCGGCAGTCGTCAGGCCAGTTACGCCGGGTTCAACCGTGCACTGGATGCGGTGCGCCCGATTGGTTCTTTGATCAAACCGGCGGTGTACCTGACCGCACTGGAGAAGCCGAGCCAGTACACGCTGACCAGTTGGCTGTCGGACGATCCGCTGTCGGTCAAGGGCGCCAACGGTCAGGTGTGGAAGCCGCAGAACTACGATCGTCGCTCCCACGGTACGGTTTTCCTCTATCAGGGCCTGGCGCATTCCTACAACCTGTCGACCTCGCGTCTGGGCCTGGAAGTCGGGGTGCCGAATGTGCTCAAGACCGTGGGTCGCCTGGGCGTCACCCGTGAGTTCCCGGCGTTCCCGTCGATGCTGCTCGGTGCCGGCGGCATGACGCCGATCGAAGTGGCAACCATGTACCAGACGTTGGCCAACGGTGGTTTCAATACGCCGATGCGCGGCATTCGCAGCGTGCTGACCGCCGAGGGCGAGCCGCTCAAGCGTTATCCGTTCCAGATCGAACAGCGCTTCGATCCTGCCTCGATTTACCTGATCCAGAACGCCATGCAGCGGGTGATGCGTGAAGGTACCGGCAGTTCGGTTTATAACGTGCTGCCCAAAACCCTGACCCTGGCGGGCAAGACCGGTACCAGTAACGATTCGCGCGACAGCTGGTTCGCCGGTTTCAGTCAGGATCTGCTGGCGGTGGTCTGGCTCGGCCGCGACGACAACGGCAAGACGCCGTTCACCGGGGCCACCGGTGCGCTGCAGGTCTGGACCAGTTTCATGCGCAAGGCCGATCCGCTGCCGCTGGACATGCCGCAGCCGGACAACGTTGTGCAGGCCTGGGTCGATTCGCGCACCGGCCAGGGTTCGGATGCCAACTGCCCCGGCGCGGTACAGATGCCGTATATTCGCGGCAGCGAACCGCCACCCGGCGCCGCGTGTGCAAGCGAAACACCTGCCTCGCCGGAGTCGGTGATGGACTGGGTCAAGGGCTGGATGAATTAA
- a CDS encoding tetratricopeptide repeat protein: MNKWLIPAVTAVALLSGCSTVQRGSIPVVDSGTAVSNSERIGANGGFRQTTVKRPAQGQTQAIPQGDTGVVVMVPGGGAAVSTPISSSPIIPGPASGGITSGPYNPSAVESAPINSGSYSMPSTPSGIPSASSGGGLSADEQLDGPVLALLTTAQQQQAGGDLNGASSSLERAQRVAPREPQVLYRLAQVRMAQGDAPQAEQFARRALTMANGRPDLQASLWEIIAQSREKQGDSAGAALARQKAKVSL; the protein is encoded by the coding sequence GTGAACAAGTGGTTGATTCCAGCGGTGACCGCCGTGGCTTTGCTCAGCGGCTGCTCCACCGTACAGCGTGGTTCGATTCCGGTAGTGGATTCGGGTACGGCCGTGTCCAACAGCGAGCGCATCGGCGCCAATGGCGGTTTCCGCCAGACCACGGTCAAGCGCCCGGCGCAGGGCCAGACTCAGGCGATTCCGCAAGGCGATACCGGCGTGGTGGTGATGGTGCCGGGCGGCGGTGCTGCGGTGTCGACACCGATCAGTTCTTCGCCGATCATCCCGGGGCCTGCATCCGGCGGTATCACGTCGGGGCCGTACAACCCATCGGCGGTTGAGTCGGCGCCGATCAACTCCGGCAGCTACAGCATGCCGTCGACGCCAAGTGGCATTCCTTCGGCCAGCAGTGGCGGTGGTCTGTCGGCGGATGAGCAACTGGACGGTCCGGTACTCGCCTTGCTGACCACCGCGCAACAGCAGCAGGCCGGCGGCGACCTCAACGGTGCCTCTTCCAGCCTGGAGCGGGCGCAACGTGTCGCCCCCCGTGAGCCGCAAGTGCTTTACCGTCTGGCGCAGGTGCGCATGGCCCAGGGCGATGCGCCGCAAGCCGAGCAATTTGCCCGTCGTGCGCTGACCATGGCCAACGGTCGTCCGGACCTGCAAGCCAGCCTGTGGGAAATCATCGCTCAGTCTCGTGAGAAACAAGGCGATTCCGCCGGCGCCGCACTGGCCCGTCAGAAGGCCAAGGTTTCCCTGTGA
- a CDS encoding YqcC family protein, with protein sequence MDVRFPKIADQLLLIERELRTQGWWDEVQPSAEALSSVEPFSVDTLDFEQWLQWIFLPRMKMILEQDLPLPNASGIQEMAEMVFAQRNLGGKDRQLQVLLKEFDLLITASR encoded by the coding sequence ATGGATGTGCGCTTCCCGAAAATCGCCGATCAGCTGTTGCTGATCGAACGCGAGCTGCGCACCCAGGGTTGGTGGGATGAGGTTCAGCCGTCCGCCGAAGCCCTGAGCAGTGTCGAGCCGTTTTCCGTCGACACGCTGGACTTCGAGCAATGGCTGCAATGGATCTTCCTGCCGCGCATGAAGATGATCCTCGAACAGGATCTGCCGCTACCGAACGCCTCGGGCATTCAGGAAATGGCGGAAATGGTCTTCGCCCAGCGCAACCTTGGCGGCAAGGATCGGCAGTTGCAGGTGCTGCTCAAAGAGTTTGACCTGCTGATCACCGCATCCCGCTGA
- a CDS encoding DUF4124 domain-containing protein yields MRTLLLTLLIGLSPWCSAAQIYKWVDAQGVTHFDAQPPQGQPSTTVQTPSSSAPKAAPMPGGGVLGDQKAIDAKVKKQVAEQQAQLRAFCEQARTNLAQLQNNPRLREEVEGDVRRLDDTQRQERIVEAKKQIKENCS; encoded by the coding sequence ATGCGAACGCTCCTCCTCACTCTGCTGATCGGTCTCAGCCCATGGTGCTCGGCCGCTCAAATCTACAAATGGGTCGATGCCCAAGGCGTCACGCATTTCGATGCGCAGCCTCCGCAGGGCCAACCGTCGACGACCGTACAGACGCCCTCCTCATCCGCGCCGAAAGCTGCGCCGATGCCGGGCGGTGGCGTCCTTGGCGATCAGAAAGCCATTGATGCCAAGGTGAAGAAACAGGTCGCCGAGCAGCAGGCGCAGCTCAGGGCCTTTTGCGAACAGGCGCGCACAAACCTGGCGCAACTGCAGAACAATCCACGTTTGCGGGAGGAGGTTGAGGGGGATGTGCGCAGGCTCGACGATACACAGCGTCAGGAACGCATCGTCGAAGCGAAGAAGCAGATTAAGGAGAATTGTTCGTAA
- a CDS encoding acetolactate synthase 3 large subunit: MELLSGGEMLVRFLRDEGVKYIYGYPGGALLHVYDALFKEPEVTHILVRHEQAATHMADGYARATGKAGVVLVTSGPGATNAITGIATAYMDSIPMVIISGQVPSTMVGTDAFQETDMIGISRPIVKHSFMIKHASEIPEVMKKAFYLAQSGRPGPVVVDIPKDMTNPAEKFEYVFPKKAKLRSYSPAVRGHSGQIRKAAEMLLAAKRPVLYSGGGVILGNGSAQLTELAKMLNLPVTNTLMGLGAFPGTDRQFIGMLGMHGSYTANLAMHHADVILAVGARFDDRVINGPAKFCPNAKIIHIDIDPASISKTIKADVPIVGPVESVLTEMVAILKEIGETPNKESVASWWKQVDEWRGDRGLFPYEKGDGSKIKPQTVIETLCEVTKGDAFVTSDVGQHQMFAAQYYTFNKPNRWINSGGLGTMGFGLPAAMGIKLSFPDDDVACVTGEGSIQMNIQELSTCLQYGLPVKIVILNNGVLGMVRQWQDMSYGSRHSHSYMESLPDFIKLAEAYGHVGVRITESKDLKSKMAEAFAIKDRLVIIDVAVDTSEHVYPMQIKDGSMRDMWLSKTERT, translated from the coding sequence GTGGAGCTTTTATCTGGCGGTGAGATGCTCGTCCGCTTTTTGCGTGACGAAGGCGTCAAATATATCTACGGGTACCCGGGTGGTGCTCTCCTGCATGTTTACGATGCCCTGTTCAAAGAACCGGAAGTGACCCACATCCTGGTTCGTCACGAACAAGCGGCGACCCATATGGCTGACGGCTACGCCCGTGCCACCGGTAAAGCCGGCGTGGTATTGGTGACTTCCGGTCCAGGCGCCACAAACGCCATCACCGGTATCGCCACCGCCTATATGGACTCGATTCCGATGGTGATCATTTCCGGTCAGGTGCCAAGCACCATGGTCGGCACCGACGCGTTCCAGGAAACCGACATGATCGGTATCTCCCGGCCGATCGTGAAGCACAGCTTCATGATCAAGCACGCTTCGGAAATCCCGGAAGTCATGAAGAAGGCCTTCTACCTGGCGCAATCCGGTCGTCCTGGCCCGGTCGTGGTCGACATCCCGAAAGACATGACCAATCCGGCCGAAAAGTTCGAATACGTTTTCCCGAAGAAAGCCAAGCTGCGTTCCTACAGCCCGGCCGTTCGCGGTCACTCCGGGCAGATCCGCAAAGCAGCCGAAATGTTGTTGGCGGCCAAGCGCCCGGTGCTGTACTCCGGCGGCGGCGTGATTCTCGGCAATGGCTCCGCGCAACTGACCGAACTGGCGAAAATGCTCAACCTGCCGGTGACCAACACGTTGATGGGGCTGGGCGCTTTCCCAGGCACTGACCGTCAGTTCATCGGCATGCTCGGCATGCACGGCAGCTATACCGCGAACCTGGCGATGCACCATGCCGACGTGATCCTCGCAGTGGGCGCCCGCTTCGACGATCGGGTGATCAACGGCCCGGCGAAATTCTGCCCGAACGCCAAGATCATCCATATCGACATCGACCCGGCGTCGATTTCCAAGACCATCAAGGCCGACGTGCCGATCGTTGGTCCGGTCGAGAGCGTCCTGACCGAAATGGTCGCGATTCTCAAGGAAATCGGCGAGACCCCGAACAAGGAGTCCGTAGCCAGCTGGTGGAAGCAGGTGGATGAATGGCGCGGTGATCGCGGCCTGTTCCCTTATGAAAAGGGCGACGGCAGCAAGATCAAGCCGCAGACCGTGATCGAAACCCTCTGCGAAGTGACCAAGGGCGACGCCTTTGTGACCTCCGACGTTGGTCAGCACCAGATGTTTGCCGCGCAGTACTACACGTTCAACAAGCCGAACCGCTGGATCAACTCCGGTGGTCTGGGCACGATGGGCTTCGGTCTGCCAGCCGCGATGGGCATCAAACTGAGCTTCCCGGACGACGACGTTGCCTGCGTCACCGGCGAAGGCAGTATCCAGATGAACATCCAGGAGCTGTCGACCTGCCTGCAATACGGCTTGCCGGTGAAGATCGTCATCCTCAACAACGGTGTGCTGGGCATGGTTCGCCAGTGGCAGGACATGAGCTACGGCAGCCGTCACTCGCACTCCTACATGGAATCGCTGCCCGACTTCATCAAGCTGGCTGAAGCCTACGGCCACGTTGGCGTACGCATCACCGAATCGAAAGATTTGAAGTCGAAGATGGCCGAAGCCTTCGCCATTAAGGATCGCCTGGTGATCATCGATGTTGCGGTCGACACCAGCGAGCACGTCTACCCGATGCAGATCAAAGACGGCTCCATGCGCGATATGTGGCTGAGCAAGACGGAGCGTACTTAA
- the ilvN gene encoding acetolactate synthase small subunit produces MRHIISLLLENEPGALSRVVGLFSQRNYNIESLTVAPTEDPTLSRLTLTTVGHDEVIEQITKNLNKLIEVVKLVDLSESAHIERELMLVKVKATGAQRAEIKRTTDIYRGQIVDVSASVYTVQLTGTSDKLDSFIQSIGTASILETVRSGVTGIARGDKVLSI; encoded by the coding sequence ATGCGGCACATTATTTCCCTGCTTCTGGAAAACGAACCCGGCGCTCTGTCTCGCGTAGTCGGCCTGTTCTCGCAGCGCAACTACAACATCGAAAGCCTGACCGTGGCCCCGACCGAAGACCCGACCCTGTCGCGTCTGACGCTGACCACCGTGGGCCACGATGAAGTGATCGAGCAGATCACCAAAAACCTGAACAAGCTGATCGAAGTGGTCAAGCTGGTGGACCTGTCGGAAAGCGCTCACATCGAGCGTGAACTGATGCTGGTCAAGGTCAAGGCCACTGGCGCCCAGCGCGCCGAGATCAAACGCACCACCGATATCTACCGTGGACAGATCGTCGACGTCAGCGCCAGCGTGTATACCGTTCAATTGACCGGTACCAGCGACAAGCTCGACAGCTTCATTCAGTCCATCGGCACCGCATCGATTCTGGAGACCGTCCGTAGCGGCGTTACCGGCATTGCTCGCGGCGACAAAGTACTCAGCATCTAA
- the ilvC gene encoding ketol-acid reductoisomerase gives MKVFYDKDCDLSIIQGKKVAIIGYGSQGHAQACNLKDSGVDVTVGLRKGSATVAKAEAHGLKVTDVASAVAAADLVMILTPDEFQSSLYKNEIEPNIKKGATLAFSHGFAIHYNQVVPRADLDVIMIAPKAPGHTVRSEFVKGGGIPDLIAIYQDASGNAKNVALSYAAGVGGGRTGIIETTFKDETETDLFGEQAVLCGGTVELVKAGFETLVEAGYAPEMAYFECLHELKLIVDLMYEGGIANMNYSISNNAEYGEYVTGPEVINAESRQAMRNALKRIQDGEYAKMFISEGATGYPSMTAKRRNNAAHGIEIIGEQLRSMMPWIGANKIVDKAKN, from the coding sequence ATGAAAGTTTTCTACGATAAAGACTGCGACCTGTCGATCATCCAGGGCAAGAAAGTTGCCATCATCGGTTACGGCTCCCAGGGCCACGCTCAGGCGTGCAACCTGAAAGACTCCGGTGTCGACGTTACCGTCGGTCTGCGTAAAGGTTCGGCCACCGTTGCCAAAGCCGAAGCTCACGGCCTGAAAGTGACCGACGTTGCTTCCGCTGTTGCCGCTGCCGACCTGGTCATGATCCTGACCCCGGACGAGTTCCAGTCCTCGCTGTACAAGAACGAAATCGAGCCGAACATCAAGAAAGGCGCCACTCTGGCCTTCTCCCACGGCTTCGCGATTCACTACAACCAGGTTGTTCCGCGCGCCGACCTCGACGTGATCATGATCGCGCCGAAGGCCCCGGGCCACACCGTGCGTTCCGAGTTCGTCAAAGGCGGCGGTATCCCTGACCTGATCGCGATCTACCAGGACGCTTCGGGCAACGCCAAAAACGTAGCGCTGTCCTACGCTGCTGGCGTCGGTGGCGGTCGTACCGGCATCATCGAAACCACCTTCAAGGACGAGACCGAAACCGACCTGTTCGGCGAACAAGCCGTTCTGTGTGGCGGTACCGTTGAACTGGTGAAAGCCGGTTTCGAAACTCTGGTTGAAGCTGGCTACGCGCCGGAAATGGCCTACTTCGAGTGCCTGCACGAACTGAAGCTGATCGTTGACCTCATGTACGAAGGCGGTATCGCCAACATGAACTACTCGATCTCCAACAACGCCGAGTACGGCGAGTACGTGACTGGCCCGGAAGTTATCAACGCCGAATCCCGTCAGGCCATGCGCAACGCCCTGAAACGTATTCAGGACGGCGAATACGCCAAAATGTTCATCAGCGAAGGCGCAACCGGCTACCCTTCGATGACCGCCAAGCGTCGTAACAACGCCGCTCACGGTATCGAAATCATCGGCGAGCAACTGCGCTCCATGATGCCGTGGATCGGTGCCAACAAGATCGTCGACAAAGCCAAGAACTGA